In Temnothorax longispinosus isolate EJ_2023e chromosome 10, Tlon_JGU_v1, whole genome shotgun sequence, a single window of DNA contains:
- the LOC139820639 gene encoding protein FAM50 homolog: MEIFKRNSIYQLLQRCLEVLRREFSELNKTVMADQLMYVKEDLILPHHYTFYDFVVTKARGKSGSLFTFDVHDDIRVMHDASVETEESHAGKVLLRLTYGRPE, translated from the exons atggaaatttttaagc GTAATTCTATCTATCAGCTTCTTCAGAGATGTTTAGAAGTTCTGAGGCGTGAATTCAGCGAGCTTAATAAAACAGTAATGGCAGATCAATTAATGTATGTCAAGGAGGATCTTATATTACCGCACCATTATACGTTTTACGATTTTGTTGTAACTAAG GCACGAGGAAAGAGCGGGTCTCTGTTCACATTTGACGTTCACGATGATATTCGTGTTATGCACGATGCTTCTGTCGAAACCGAGGAATCACATGCcggaaaagttttacttag ATTGACGTATGGGCGGCCGGagtaa